Proteins found in one Timaviella obliquedivisa GSE-PSE-MK23-08B genomic segment:
- a CDS encoding hemolysin family protein: MPSLFLVGAIAPDTLPPLTGSDVFMRLFAVFLLITINAFFVTAEFSIVSVRRSRINQLAAVGDVQAKTVQHLQQGLGRLLSTTQLGITLSSLALGWIGESTMAVLLTTLFQKLPLPLATRQTLSHSIAIPAAFALIAYLQIVLGELCPKSLALLYPEQIARFLGTPSLAIARFFNPFIWGLNQSTRLLLRLVGIQYTGQGWYNRVTPEELQLIISTTSESPELEQEERELLTNVLEFAEVTAREVMVPRTSLMAISREATFQDLLHEIAESGHSRYPVMGESLDEILGIIYFKELAEPLVQGVLTLDSLIHPWIRPAQFVTEYMPLNELLSFMQQRGQAMVIVIDEFGGTAGLVTLKDLVAEIIGEAREESPAEPSVQMIDDQTFLVQAQMNLEEVNEFLTLDLPLADEYQTLGGFLIFQMQKIPVIGEQFLYNGCEMTVETAEGPRLDKIQIRRQLPAMEQDESGEEDIPRSDLAAIAQPSEHPTPKDSPEDSLAPEENPTRIFLNSDTENSDTGNSDTEHS; encoded by the coding sequence ATGCCGTCTCTTTTCCTCGTTGGCGCGATCGCCCCTGATACACTGCCTCCCCTAACTGGGTCGGATGTGTTTATGCGACTGTTTGCAGTATTTCTCTTGATTACCATTAATGCCTTTTTTGTCACAGCTGAATTTTCGATTGTTTCGGTACGACGATCGCGCATCAATCAACTAGCAGCAGTTGGAGACGTTCAGGCAAAAACGGTTCAGCACTTACAACAAGGTTTGGGTCGTCTGCTCTCTACTACCCAATTGGGCATTACATTGTCTAGCCTAGCGCTGGGTTGGATTGGAGAAAGCACAATGGCAGTGCTGCTGACAACGCTATTTCAAAAGCTGCCGTTACCGTTAGCAACTCGCCAAACTCTCTCTCACTCGATCGCCATTCCTGCCGCGTTTGCCCTGATCGCTTACCTACAAATTGTGTTGGGCGAACTTTGCCCCAAGTCCCTTGCCCTGCTTTATCCTGAGCAAATCGCTCGGTTTTTGGGCACGCCTAGCTTGGCGATCGCTCGGTTCTTTAATCCTTTCATTTGGGGCTTAAACCAGTCCACTCGCCTGTTGTTGCGCTTAGTCGGCATTCAATACACTGGTCAAGGCTGGTATAACCGGGTCACACCCGAAGAACTCCAACTCATTATTAGTACAACTTCTGAGTCACCGGAGCTTGAACAAGAAGAACGCGAACTGCTCACCAACGTTCTAGAATTTGCTGAAGTCACTGCCCGCGAAGTCATGGTTCCCCGGACTAGCCTCATGGCAATTTCTAGAGAAGCGACTTTTCAAGATCTGCTCCATGAAATCGCCGAATCTGGTCATTCTCGCTATCCCGTCATGGGCGAATCGCTGGATGAAATTTTGGGAATCATTTACTTCAAAGAATTGGCAGAGCCGCTAGTTCAAGGCGTTTTAACCTTAGACAGTCTCATTCACCCCTGGATTCGACCTGCCCAATTCGTCACTGAGTACATGCCGCTCAACGAGCTACTGAGCTTCATGCAGCAGCGTGGACAAGCAATGGTCATAGTCATTGACGAGTTTGGTGGCACAGCAGGATTAGTCACGCTAAAAGACCTGGTTGCCGAAATTATTGGAGAAGCGCGTGAAGAAAGCCCTGCCGAACCTAGCGTCCAAATGATCGATGACCAAACCTTCCTGGTGCAAGCCCAGATGAACTTAGAAGAAGTCAATGAGTTTCTAACTCTAGATTTACCGCTAGCTGATGAGTACCAGACGCTAGGCGGCTTTTTGATTTTTCAAATGCAGAAAATCCCAGTGATCGGGGAACAATTTCTTTACAACGGCTGTGAAATGACGGTAGAAACTGCTGAAGGTCCTCGTCTCGACAAAATCCAAATTCGGCGGCAGTTGCCTGCAATGGAACAAGATGAATCAGGGGAGGAAGATATTCCTCGCAGCGACCTTGCCGCGATCGCCCAACCCTCTGAGCATCCGACTCCTAAAGATTCTCCTGAAGATTCCCTTGCACCCGAAGAAAACCCTACCCGTATTTTTTTAAACTCTGATACGGAAAACTCTGATACAGGAAACTCTGATACAGAACACTCATGA
- a CDS encoding DUF3082 domain-containing protein, with the protein MATSTPTENLVPATPSRKSTPLRCFIGALISASLAIALYSLTASITHAFAAQPLPRGSVATANIAVAVRTLVVGMSTLGTTIFAISTLGLLALGIQLVILNLRSGAKLDESA; encoded by the coding sequence ATGGCAACTTCAACTCCAACCGAAAATTTAGTTCCTGCTACGCCCAGCCGCAAATCTACGCCATTGCGGTGTTTTATAGGGGCTTTGATTTCGGCAAGTTTGGCGATCGCGCTCTATTCTCTCACTGCATCTATTACTCATGCGTTTGCAGCGCAACCGCTCCCCAGGGGTAGTGTCGCTACTGCCAATATTGCCGTTGCAGTGCGCACTTTAGTTGTGGGCATGAGTACGCTGGGTACCACAATTTTTGCCATTTCGACGTTAGGTTTACTGGCACTAGGGATTCAACTGGTAATCTTGAATCTGCGTTCTGGGGCAAAGTTAGATGAATCAGCATAA
- the rsmA gene encoding 16S rRNA (adenine(1518)-N(6)/adenine(1519)-N(6))-dimethyltransferase RsmA yields MPPQTRKQFGQHWLKSEAALDAIVTAAGIKKGDRVLEIGPGTGILTRRLLPLAQAVLAVEIDRDLCRLLVEQLGKRNNFLLLQGDFLTMNLADTLESFPNFQNPNKVVANIPYNITGPILEKLLGAIALPNPSPFDCIVLLVQKEVAERLSARPSSRAFGGLSVRVQYLADCEWICEVPARAFQPPPKVDSAVVRLTPRPTAPPANDPKRLDALVKMGFATKRKMLRNNLTSVVERDRLAQLLEELSLNSQVRAEDLSVANWVALSNRLNQTELNQVD; encoded by the coding sequence ATGCCTCCTCAGACTCGTAAACAATTTGGTCAACATTGGTTAAAGAGCGAGGCGGCTCTGGATGCAATTGTGACAGCAGCGGGGATTAAAAAGGGCGATCGCGTTCTTGAAATTGGGCCCGGTACAGGGATTTTGACTCGGCGGCTATTACCTTTAGCGCAAGCTGTTCTGGCAGTGGAAATTGATCGCGACTTATGTAGATTGTTGGTTGAGCAGTTGGGCAAGCGAAATAATTTTCTGTTGCTTCAGGGCGATTTTTTGACGATGAATTTAGCCGATACGCTAGAAAGTTTTCCTAACTTTCAAAATCCTAATAAGGTAGTTGCCAATATTCCATACAATATTACGGGGCCAATTTTAGAGAAGCTGCTAGGGGCGATCGCCCTGCCTAATCCCAGTCCCTTTGATTGCATTGTGCTGTTGGTGCAAAAGGAAGTGGCAGAGCGATTATCTGCGCGTCCTAGCTCCAGGGCTTTTGGTGGTCTTTCGGTACGGGTACAGTATTTAGCAGACTGCGAGTGGATTTGTGAGGTTCCAGCAAGAGCATTTCAGCCACCGCCAAAGGTTGATTCGGCAGTCGTGCGGCTAACGCCTCGCCCTACTGCGCCACCCGCAAATGATCCGAAACGCTTAGATGCTTTGGTAAAGATGGGGTTTGCGACAAAGCGGAAGATGCTGCGAAATAACTTAACTAGTGTGGTGGAGCGCGATCGCCTTGCCCAACTTTTAGAAGAATTGAGTCTAAACTCTCAAGTTAGGGCAGAAGATTTGAGCGTGGCGAATTGGGTAGCGCTTAGTAACCGATTAAATCAAACTGAATTAAATCAAGTCGATTAA
- the yidD gene encoding membrane protein insertion efficiency factor YidD, whose protein sequence is MKWALIKLIKGYRTLISPLYLPTCRFQPTCSQYAVEAIARFGARRGSWLALRRITRCHPFHAGGYDPVPPQAPDNISEG, encoded by the coding sequence ATGAAATGGGCGCTGATTAAACTAATCAAAGGCTATCGAACCTTGATCTCGCCGCTTTATTTGCCGACCTGTCGGTTTCAGCCCACTTGCTCACAGTATGCAGTGGAAGCGATCGCCCGTTTTGGGGCAAGGCGCGGAAGTTGGCTTGCTCTCCGCCGCATCACCCGTTGCCATCCCTTCCATGCTGGCGGCTACGATCCTGTTCCTCCTCAAGCACCAGACAACATCAGTGAAGGTTAA
- a CDS encoding type II secretion system GspH family protein, producing the protein MATSQVRLPKSSEQGLTLLECLMAVMVIGLTMAMITPPLVIAAATRVQNRQAEQAMQIAQGEVDRVRATLARENGQNLTLARLPAIATGSGNLEAVPPPARPSTSSPLKSSAETCGTNYNNGQQVAVNQGLRVDVDGDCKADFFMQTFRTEGTIRGSALTPSDFHLGVRVYSILAAKASPDPLETKPASLQIVGGEGNRRTRPLAVFYTPFSQSDQGNALCSYHQPSAQTGALSASCN; encoded by the coding sequence GTGGCAACGTCTCAAGTGCGCCTGCCAAAATCTTCAGAGCAGGGACTAACTTTACTAGAGTGTTTGATGGCGGTCATGGTCATCGGATTAACTATGGCAATGATTACGCCGCCTCTTGTCATTGCCGCTGCCACACGAGTACAAAACAGACAAGCAGAGCAGGCTATGCAAATTGCTCAAGGCGAGGTTGATCGGGTACGAGCCACACTTGCCAGAGAAAATGGTCAAAATCTAACTCTTGCTCGCCTACCTGCGATCGCCACAGGTAGCGGCAACCTAGAAGCCGTTCCTCCTCCTGCTCGACCTTCAACCAGTTCTCCTCTGAAGTCTTCCGCAGAAACCTGTGGCACAAATTACAACAATGGTCAGCAAGTTGCAGTTAATCAGGGGTTGAGAGTCGATGTGGATGGAGACTGCAAGGCTGATTTCTTTATGCAGACTTTTCGGACAGAAGGAACGATCAGAGGTTCTGCACTTACTCCATCTGATTTTCACCTAGGTGTTCGTGTGTATTCAATTTTGGCGGCAAAAGCTTCACCAGACCCTTTAGAAACTAAACCTGCTTCTTTACAAATAGTCGGCGGCGAGGGTAATCGCAGAACTCGTCCGTTAGCAGTTTTTTATACTCCTTTCTCCCAGAGTGATCAGGGCAATGCACTTTGCTCGTATCACCAACCGTCAGCGCAGACAGGGGCATTAAGCGCTTCTTGCAACTAG
- a CDS encoding PAS domain-containing protein, producing the protein MSTAVEIAIAIMHKPVIICVDDEPLALESLRIVLKEVLGSHCLIETAAGGQEALDLMNELQKTGAEVALVLADYLMPGLKGDELLKQIHQRSPKTLTIMLSGQADLDGVSNAIRDAKLYRYIAKPWQLQDLSLIVSEAVASYEKDQQLEAHRFKIQSVNQELAQLVRKLEQAKEAQQQSEAKLKDVVNSAIASITSFRISTEGTWEYDYRSAGCERVFGYPPQELLENKDLWRSRIHPDDLERIIFPAYQKLSQGITPITVEYRFFHKDGSLCWISSAITSRRDQTANCWIVTSVETDISDRKVAEAALAELYQQIQRLNANLEQQVEERTAQLQQKMQELEELSQLKDNFLHAVSHDLRTPLMGSLLVLKDILSHSEDSVTISRSVVTRMIEGSDRQLRLLNSLLDAHYNEIQGMELHHESIHLGRLVPQIILDLTPLITVSQATLICLVSPTFPTFSADPVQLRRVFENLITNALNHNLQGITITVQALLEPTTIRCSVQDNGSGIAAEDCDFLFDRYTRRNSRSPGIGLGLYLCRQIISAHGGEIGVSSAPGEGSTFWFTLPYADSSNFAPERRFKITS; encoded by the coding sequence TTGTCCACAGCAGTGGAAATCGCGATCGCCATTATGCATAAGCCTGTCATTATTTGTGTTGATGATGAGCCCCTCGCCTTAGAAAGCCTGCGAATTGTGCTGAAAGAGGTTTTGGGCAGCCATTGTCTTATCGAAACGGCGGCAGGTGGGCAAGAGGCACTTGATCTGATGAATGAGCTTCAGAAGACAGGCGCTGAGGTTGCTCTGGTTCTAGCAGACTATTTGATGCCAGGGCTGAAGGGCGATGAGTTGTTAAAACAGATTCATCAGCGATCGCCCAAAACCCTGACTATTATGCTCAGTGGACAGGCAGACTTAGACGGTGTTAGCAATGCCATCCGCGATGCCAAGCTCTACCGTTACATTGCTAAGCCGTGGCAACTTCAAGATTTAAGCTTAATCGTCAGCGAAGCCGTGGCAAGCTATGAAAAAGATCAGCAGCTAGAAGCTCACAGGTTCAAAATTCAGTCTGTTAATCAAGAACTTGCCCAACTGGTGCGTAAGCTTGAGCAAGCGAAAGAAGCTCAGCAGCAGTCCGAGGCAAAGTTAAAAGATGTTGTCAATAGCGCGATCGCCTCCATTACCAGCTTTCGCATTTCTACTGAAGGCACATGGGAATATGACTACCGTTCCGCAGGCTGTGAGCGCGTATTTGGCTACCCACCGCAAGAACTTCTAGAGAACAAAGATCTCTGGCGATCGCGCATTCATCCCGACGACTTAGAACGCATTATTTTCCCCGCTTACCAGAAACTCTCTCAAGGCATCACGCCTATAACCGTTGAGTACCGCTTTTTCCACAAGGATGGCTCTCTCTGCTGGATCTCTTCTGCGATTACTTCTCGCCGTGACCAAACTGCTAATTGCTGGATCGTTACCAGCGTTGAAACAGATATTAGCGATCGCAAAGTTGCTGAAGCCGCACTCGCTGAACTTTACCAACAAATCCAACGGCTCAATGCCAACTTAGAACAGCAAGTCGAAGAACGAACTGCCCAACTTCAACAAAAAATGCAGGAACTGGAGGAACTCAGCCAGCTTAAAGACAACTTCCTCCATGCCGTTTCCCACGACCTGCGTACTCCCCTCATGGGTTCACTGCTAGTCCTCAAAGATATCCTCAGTCACTCTGAAGATTCTGTGACAATCTCTCGCTCTGTTGTTACCCGAATGATAGAAGGAAGCGATCGCCAGCTTCGTCTTCTCAACTCGTTGCTAGATGCTCATTACAACGAAATTCAAGGCATGGAACTCCACCACGAATCCATCCACCTGGGCAGACTCGTTCCCCAGATCATCCTAGATCTCACCCCACTCATTACGGTCAGTCAAGCCACCCTTATCTGCTTAGTTTCTCCAACCTTTCCCACCTTCAGCGCCGACCCCGTTCAACTTCGACGAGTCTTCGAGAACCTAATCACTAACGCTTTAAACCATAACCTTCAAGGCATTACTATTACCGTTCAAGCCCTCCTAGAACCTACCACCATTCGATGTAGCGTTCAAGACAATGGTAGTGGCATTGCAGCAGAAGATTGTGATTTTTTGTTTGACCGCTATACCCGCCGTAACTCTCGCTCTCCTGGCATTGGTTTAGGACTATACTTGTGTCGCCAAATTATCTCCGCCCATGGCGGCGAAATTGGCGTGAGCAGTGCTCCTGGAGAAGGATCTACATTTTGGTTTACATTGCCTTATGCTGATTCATCTAACTTTGCCCCAGAACGCAGATTCAAGATTACCAGTTGA
- a CDS encoding 4-(cytidine 5'-diphospho)-2-C-methyl-D-erythritol kinase: MHSYSLIAPAKINLYLEIIGDRPDGYHELAMLLQSIDLADRITLRPNGIQTIRVHCDDPQVPLDESNLAYQAAALMAEQFSEAYGRYGGVEISIQKRIPIGAGLAGGSTDAAAVLVGLNLMWSLGLTQSELQELGGRLGSDVPFCIVGGTAIATGRGEQLSSLRSLDNLYAVLAKYRNLPISTAWAYKTYRQQFKNTYAALNNLVERKQRVHSGSMVAAIACQDSQRIGQLLHNDLEKVVLPAHPQVAELRDKLRQLETLGVMMSGSGSTVFALIESQFRAERVRQELRDLLPDPNLEMWTTRLINMGIQVVP, translated from the coding sequence ATGCACTCTTATTCTCTGATTGCCCCAGCCAAGATTAATTTGTACTTAGAAATCATTGGCGATCGCCCTGATGGTTACCATGAGTTGGCGATGCTGCTGCAAAGCATTGACTTAGCAGATCGGATTACCTTGCGCCCCAATGGCATTCAAACGATTCGAGTTCACTGCGATGATCCACAGGTTCCACTTGATGAAAGTAATCTGGCTTACCAAGCGGCAGCGCTGATGGCGGAACAGTTTTCAGAAGCTTACGGCCGTTATGGGGGAGTGGAAATTTCGATTCAGAAACGAATTCCTATTGGAGCAGGGTTGGCAGGTGGCTCGACGGATGCAGCGGCGGTGCTAGTAGGGTTGAACTTGATGTGGAGCTTGGGGCTAACGCAATCGGAGCTTCAAGAGTTAGGAGGAAGGCTAGGTTCTGATGTGCCGTTTTGTATTGTAGGAGGAACGGCGATCGCGACGGGGCGGGGTGAGCAGCTATCGTCGCTTCGCAGTTTAGACAATCTCTATGCCGTTTTAGCCAAATATCGAAATTTGCCTATTTCGACAGCGTGGGCATACAAAACCTATCGTCAGCAGTTTAAAAATACCTATGCCGCGCTCAACAATTTGGTAGAACGGAAACAGCGTGTGCATTCAGGCTCTATGGTGGCGGCGATCGCCTGTCAGGATAGTCAGCGAATTGGGCAGCTGTTGCACAATGATTTGGAGAAGGTTGTTCTGCCCGCACATCCCCAAGTTGCTGAACTACGAGATAAGCTTAGGCAACTTGAGACGCTGGGAGTGATGATGTCGGGTTCGGGGTCAACGGTGTTTGCGTTGATAGAATCACAGTTTCGAGCAGAGCGAGTTCGGCAGGAATTACGAGATCTGTTGCCCGATCCAAATTTAGAGATGTGGACAACACGGCTAATCAATATGGGAATCCAGGTAGTTCCATAG
- a CDS encoding SIMPL domain-containing protein (The SIMPL domain is named for its presence in mouse protein SIMPL (signalling molecule that associates with mouse pelle-like kinase). Bacterial member BP26, from Brucella, was shown to assemble into a channel-like structure, while YggE from E. coli has been associated with resistance to oxidative stress.) yields MSSKRSIGVFAALPLFVGFLTLTMVNPAMAEQQMLRTLTVTGQGTEMVPTTLSRVQLGVEVQGDTAEKVQQEAARRSATVVELVRSRNVSKLQTTGISLNPRYDYSNNGEQKIVGYTATNSISFQVPTDRAGTIMDDAVKAGATRIDGVSFIADEAAIATAQRQAIREATQDAQAQADAALSALGLARKEVVSIQVNGSTPPPPVFYRSEALAARVADAPTPTPVVGDEQEVQTSVTLQFSY; encoded by the coding sequence ATGTCTTCAAAACGCTCAATTGGCGTTTTCGCGGCTCTCCCTCTTTTCGTCGGGTTCCTAACTCTAACAATGGTAAATCCAGCAATGGCAGAACAACAAATGCTGAGAACCTTAACGGTCACAGGTCAAGGTACAGAAATGGTTCCCACTACTTTATCTCGCGTTCAGCTTGGTGTTGAAGTGCAAGGGGATACCGCAGAAAAAGTTCAGCAAGAAGCCGCTCGGCGATCGGCAACAGTTGTTGAATTGGTGCGATCGCGCAATGTTTCTAAGCTGCAAACAACCGGTATTTCTCTCAACCCTCGCTATGATTACAGCAACAATGGCGAACAAAAAATTGTTGGCTACACTGCTACCAATAGCATTAGCTTCCAAGTCCCCACCGATCGGGCAGGCACAATTATGGATGATGCCGTCAAGGCAGGCGCAACTCGAATTGATGGCGTGAGCTTTATTGCCGATGAAGCCGCGATCGCCACTGCCCAGCGTCAAGCCATCCGAGAGGCAACCCAAGATGCCCAAGCCCAAGCCGATGCAGCATTAAGCGCCTTAGGACTCGCCCGCAAAGAAGTCGTTAGCATTCAAGTAAATGGTTCAACGCCTCCACCGCCTGTATTCTACCGAAGCGAAGCATTAGCAGCTAGAGTTGCAGATGCCCCGACTCCAACGCCAGTAGTCGGTGACGAACAAGAAGTCCAAACCTCTGTAACACTCCAATTTAGCTACTAA
- a CDS encoding FHA domain-containing protein, producing MTSAPHQSHLLIIEDDKGRREYTLDSPVYSIGRDPKCDIRLVSQFVSRRHATLVQLPNEDGSCYYRIVDGNLKGKPSANGLLINGRKFQAHDLHDQDRVVFGPQVQAIYYLLKREAITTVPPDEYDITLISPNMTDDLEDQEDEDEEEDEEL from the coding sequence ATGACTTCAGCCCCGCACCAAAGCCATTTATTAATTATTGAAGATGACAAAGGACGGCGAGAATACACCCTCGATAGTCCCGTTTACTCTATTGGCAGAGATCCTAAATGTGACATCCGTTTGGTTTCTCAGTTTGTCTCGCGCCGCCATGCAACATTGGTACAACTTCCCAACGAAGATGGCAGTTGTTACTACCGCATTGTTGATGGCAATCTAAAAGGCAAGCCTAGTGCCAATGGTCTGCTGATTAATGGGCGTAAGTTTCAGGCTCATGATTTGCATGATCAGGATCGGGTGGTTTTTGGTCCACAGGTTCAAGCAATCTATTACTTGTTGAAGCGAGAAGCCATTACAACGGTTCCTCCTGATGAATACGACATTACGTTAATTAGTCCCAATATGACAGATGACCTAGAAGATCAGGAGGACGAAGACGAGGAGGAAGATGAAGAATTATAG
- a CDS encoding prepilin-type N-terminal cleavage/methylation domain-containing protein: MKRLDDSGFTLIELLVVVAMVGILAAIAAPSWLSFLNGRRVSTVNDEILQALRQAQSQSVRTKRSQTVVFNTAANPPTITVLGATTVLGNGALKPGMAGMAIVNGATSLNCPTTSCIEFNANGSIVNSIGAQGIKIAVTAPPASGSKRCVIVETILGAMRTAKDTACN, translated from the coding sequence CTGAAGCGTTTAGATGATAGTGGTTTCACGTTAATTGAACTATTGGTGGTGGTGGCGATGGTAGGCATTTTGGCGGCGATCGCTGCCCCAAGTTGGCTGTCTTTTTTGAATGGTCGTCGGGTAAGCACTGTCAATGACGAGATTCTACAAGCGCTGAGACAGGCTCAATCACAGTCCGTTCGCACTAAGCGGAGTCAAACCGTCGTTTTTAATACTGCTGCTAATCCACCCACGATTACGGTACTAGGAGCAACCACTGTTTTAGGAAACGGTGCCCTAAAACCTGGTATGGCAGGAATGGCGATCGTCAATGGTGCCACTAGCCTCAACTGCCCAACCACGTCTTGCATTGAGTTCAATGCAAATGGCAGCATTGTTAATAGCATTGGCGCGCAGGGTATTAAAATTGCGGTGACGGCTCCTCCGGCTAGTGGTTCAAAACGTTGTGTCATTGTAGAAACGATTTTGGGGGCAATGCGGACAGCTAAAGATACAGCTTGTAATTAA
- a CDS encoding type II secretion system GspH family protein: protein MAKRKLLSRFQRFWFSSRRRNSIKGFTLLELLVTTAIAGGIVSGLLFIVVQLMSVDQRESAQSTTQQEMQLALNYISTEMRDAVYVYTGKVLAPENPPSTPPRRNGQSLMDFLPTSLSTNSFPVIAFWKQQPFPDAIKLACAGSTPPAGVSCSNGSSYALVVYSLSTHDPDDTWKGNARITRYALTEFSSTGASTVGYVNPGVYNNNFDTWPYGTNETGLVNLQTARPSSVTPAALVDFVDNAGSAGACPNATTTGVSYDISPKAGVRSFYACVNDRQTLGDSQDVLIYLRGNVAGRPGASLASPFLPTLETRVLSRGVLGRVPTN, encoded by the coding sequence ATGGCTAAACGTAAACTGTTATCTCGGTTTCAACGATTTTGGTTTTCTTCTCGTCGTAGAAACAGTATCAAAGGCTTTACGCTTTTGGAATTGCTGGTGACGACGGCGATCGCTGGAGGCATTGTTTCGGGCTTATTGTTCATTGTGGTTCAATTAATGAGCGTTGACCAACGTGAATCGGCACAGTCTACAACTCAGCAGGAAATGCAGCTTGCGTTGAACTACATCAGTACAGAAATGAGGGATGCGGTCTACGTCTACACTGGCAAGGTACTGGCACCAGAAAATCCACCAAGTACTCCACCTCGTCGGAATGGCCAAAGCCTCATGGATTTTCTCCCTACTAGCCTGAGTACGAACAGCTTTCCGGTGATCGCGTTTTGGAAGCAACAGCCCTTTCCTGATGCAATCAAACTTGCTTGTGCTGGAAGCACGCCCCCCGCAGGAGTTTCTTGCAGCAACGGAAGTTCTTACGCTTTGGTTGTTTACTCACTCAGTACACATGATCCCGATGATACTTGGAAAGGAAATGCTCGAATTACTCGCTATGCCCTGACAGAGTTTAGTTCTACAGGTGCATCGACAGTAGGCTATGTCAATCCAGGAGTTTATAACAATAACTTTGATACTTGGCCTTACGGCACAAATGAAACTGGATTAGTCAATCTTCAAACGGCTCGTCCTAGCAGTGTCACACCTGCTGCGTTGGTTGACTTTGTAGATAACGCTGGATCGGCTGGAGCGTGTCCTAATGCAACAACGACAGGTGTGAGCTATGATATCTCGCCTAAGGCAGGTGTTCGGAGTTTCTATGCTTGCGTCAACGATCGCCAAACCCTTGGAGACAGCCAGGATGTCTTGATTTACTTGCGAGGCAATGTTGCGGGTAGACCTGGCGCTTCCCTTGCTTCTCCCTTCCTACCGACTTTGGAGACGCGGGTTTTAAGTCGGGGTGTGTTAGGAAGGGTGCCCACCAATTAA
- a CDS encoding EVE domain-containing protein yields MNYWLMKSEPDVYGIADLRRDRTTIWDGVRNYQARNFLREMQPGDRIFYYHSNTIPPGIVGLAKVAEARIIDPSQFEATSKYFDPKSSPTAPRWQTVAIEFDQMFAEIITLDALRQTFTPEELLVVRQGNRLSVLPVLATVAERLLAIAQVS; encoded by the coding sequence ATGAACTATTGGCTCATGAAATCGGAACCCGATGTCTATGGCATTGCCGATTTAAGGCGCGATCGCACCACGATTTGGGATGGCGTTCGTAACTACCAAGCTCGTAACTTTCTTCGGGAAATGCAGCCCGGCGATCGCATCTTTTACTACCACTCCAACACAATCCCTCCAGGTATTGTCGGTTTGGCAAAAGTAGCAGAAGCCAGAATCATCGACCCTAGCCAGTTTGAAGCGACCAGCAAATACTTCGATCCCAAATCATCTCCTACTGCTCCTCGTTGGCAAACAGTAGCCATAGAGTTTGACCAAATGTTTGCCGAGATCATTACCCTAGATGCCCTCCGCCAAACCTTTACCCCCGAAGAACTTTTGGTGGTGAGGCAGGGCAATCGACTATCAGTCCTTCCAGTTCTGGCAACAGTAGCAGAGCGGCTTTTAGCGATCGCGCAAGTATCGTAG